In Propionispora hippei DSM 15287, the following are encoded in one genomic region:
- a CDS encoding HD domain-containing phosphohydrolase, producing MIFHINPINLLRALSMALELSQGIGLSKHHWRTAVISERLASHIGVDDQQRQVVVYAALLHDIGAASNWEERLQLVNPQAGHNLQAHAEAGYQLLKDSTQLGMLAEPIRHHHDLWNGPRYDRVKGESIPLAARLIHLADRVEVLIRDDRNILEQRTAILTKIRQLSGSWFDPALVRALEELSRQESFWLDLVNPSYYQNFFRNVDDYTWMRFTVDDIIDIAEIFATIIDATSSFTATHSRTVTEVCSILSRIRGFSEQEIKTMRIAGLLHDLGKLSVPNAILEKPGKLTAKEYVIVKQHPYYTYRILEQINGFETIAQWAAYHHETLDGRGYPFRLGAANLTLGSRIVAVADVFTALTENRPYRAPMSLAQAEKIMRTMVAEQKLDGNIVADLFHYGIEAYALVQATSLLHLKKDDDDILTKVGC from the coding sequence ATGATATTTCACATTAACCCGATCAATCTTTTGCGGGCCCTGTCAATGGCCCTGGAGTTATCCCAAGGTATTGGGCTGTCGAAACACCACTGGCGAACGGCTGTCATCAGCGAACGGCTTGCCTCGCATATCGGAGTAGATGACCAGCAGCGGCAGGTTGTGGTATATGCGGCTTTGCTGCATGATATCGGTGCGGCTTCCAACTGGGAAGAACGGCTGCAGTTGGTCAATCCGCAAGCCGGTCATAACCTGCAGGCTCATGCGGAGGCAGGCTACCAGCTGCTTAAGGATTCGACCCAGCTTGGCATGCTGGCGGAGCCGATCCGTCATCACCATGACTTGTGGAATGGACCGAGGTATGATCGTGTTAAAGGAGAAAGTATTCCGCTGGCTGCCAGGCTGATTCATTTGGCTGACCGGGTGGAAGTGCTCATCAGGGATGACCGTAATATTCTGGAACAGCGGACGGCTATCCTAACGAAAATCCGTCAGTTGAGCGGGAGCTGGTTTGATCCGGCGCTGGTCCGGGCTCTGGAAGAGTTGTCACGGCAGGAGAGCTTCTGGCTGGACTTAGTCAATCCTTCCTATTATCAAAATTTTTTTCGTAATGTGGATGACTATACCTGGATGCGATTTACCGTGGATGATATTATCGACATTGCGGAGATTTTTGCCACGATTATTGATGCTACCAGCAGCTTTACCGCCACACATTCCCGGACGGTAACGGAAGTGTGTTCCATTTTGTCCCGAATCAGAGGGTTCAGTGAGCAGGAAATCAAGACGATGCGCATTGCCGGGCTGCTGCACGATCTGGGCAAACTGTCCGTTCCCAACGCTATTTTGGAAAAGCCGGGTAAGCTTACCGCCAAGGAATATGTTATTGTGAAACAGCATCCTTATTATACTTACCGTATTCTGGAGCAGATCAACGGTTTTGAGACCATTGCCCAATGGGCGGCTTATCACCATGAGACGCTCGACGGGCGGGGTTATCCGTTCCGTCTGGGTGCGGCTAACCTGACGCTGGGTTCCCGGATTGTCGCCGTTGCCGATGTATTTACCGCGTTAACCGAAAATCGTCCGTACCGGGCGCCTATGTCCCTGGCGCAGGCGGAAAAAATCATGCGAACCATGGTTGCCGAGCAAAAGCTGGACGGTAATATTGTGGCGGATTTATTTCATTATGGAATAGAAGCGTATGCTTTGGTTCAGGCAACCTCGCTGCTCCATCTTAAAAAGGACGACGATGATATTTTAACAAAGGTTGGTTGTTGA
- a CDS encoding pyridoxamine 5'-phosphate oxidase family protein translates to MFKPMRRKEKQLSEPETNKIMAHGEYGTLATLGDNGYPYTTPLNYAYDEAGQAIYFHSALAGNKVDNMNYESKVCFSVVGYTRLLPEKFDTEYDSAIAFGKVLPVNEGAEKEKALELLIKKYSAEFWQEGREYIARSQRHTTVYKIQVEHLTGKRGR, encoded by the coding sequence ATGTTTAAACCGATGAGAAGAAAAGAAAAGCAGTTAAGTGAGCCGGAAACAAATAAAATTATGGCTCACGGGGAGTATGGGACACTGGCCACTTTGGGAGATAACGGCTATCCCTATACCACCCCGCTGAACTATGCCTATGATGAAGCCGGACAGGCTATTTATTTTCACTCGGCACTGGCCGGGAACAAAGTGGACAACATGAACTATGAGTCTAAGGTATGTTTTTCGGTGGTAGGCTATACCCGGCTGCTGCCGGAAAAGTTTGATACCGAGTACGACAGTGCCATCGCCTTTGGGAAAGTCCTGCCGGTAAATGAGGGGGCCGAAAAAGAAAAGGCCCTGGAACTGCTGATAAAAAAATACTCTGCTGAGTTTTGGCAGGAGGGTCGGGAGTATATTGCCCGCAGCCAGCGGCACACGACTGTTTATAAAATACAGGTGGAGCATCTGACCGGAAAACGGGGACGTTAA
- a CDS encoding DEAD/DEAH box helicase has product MSEPFIKLGLSKELAQALQDSRIETPTPVQQQVIPLALTGKDVVGQSATGTGKTLAYLLPLLQKIDTGRRETQAIVLAPTHELVIQIQRQLEELIQRSGLPATAAPMIGNVNISRQIDKLKEKPHILVGSSGRLLELIQKRKLSAQTVKTIVLDEADRLLDDNNRDSVKAVIKTTQRDRQLLLFSATFTPAVREQVQGLTQAAIWVELGDDIKIPAGITHLYVVAEQRDKIELLRKLTGHLAVQKGLVFINRSDNILNVTEKLAYHDIAVAGLHGSSLKNERKKAMDDFRSGRVKLLVVSDLAARGLDIPDVTHVFNLEFPEDPKLYLHRAGRTGRAGKSGTVLSLVTPGEAALIPRLEKILNIEMAAKKLLRGKLADTAIRPRTAVTGRTSKARPVLKQPER; this is encoded by the coding sequence ATGAGCGAACCGTTTATCAAACTCGGGCTTAGCAAAGAATTGGCCCAGGCGCTGCAGGACAGCCGGATTGAGACGCCAACCCCGGTGCAGCAGCAAGTCATTCCGTTGGCTCTGACCGGTAAAGACGTAGTGGGACAGTCGGCGACCGGGACAGGCAAAACCTTAGCCTACCTGCTGCCACTGCTGCAGAAAATCGACACCGGCCGCCGGGAGACGCAGGCTATCGTGTTGGCGCCTACCCATGAACTGGTCATTCAGATCCAGCGTCAACTGGAAGAACTGATTCAAAGATCCGGTTTACCCGCAACGGCGGCACCGATGATCGGTAATGTGAATATTTCCCGCCAAATTGATAAATTGAAAGAAAAACCGCACATTTTGGTGGGATCAAGCGGCCGGCTACTGGAATTGATTCAAAAAAGGAAACTGTCGGCCCAGACGGTGAAAACTATCGTACTGGACGAAGCGGACCGGTTGTTGGACGACAATAACCGTGACAGCGTCAAGGCCGTCATTAAAACGACACAGCGCGATCGTCAGCTGCTGCTGTTTTCGGCTACCTTCACGCCCGCCGTACGGGAACAAGTGCAGGGACTGACTCAGGCGGCGATCTGGGTCGAGCTGGGTGATGACATAAAGATTCCGGCAGGCATTACTCATTTGTATGTTGTCGCGGAACAACGGGATAAAATTGAATTGCTGCGCAAACTAACCGGTCATCTGGCGGTGCAGAAGGGCCTTGTGTTCATAAATAGAAGCGATAACATCCTGAATGTGACAGAAAAGTTGGCCTATCACGATATAGCGGTAGCCGGATTGCATGGCAGTTCGCTGAAAAATGAGCGAAAAAAGGCGATGGACGATTTTCGCAGCGGCCGGGTAAAGCTATTAGTGGTTTCCGATTTAGCGGCGCGGGGCCTGGATATTCCTGACGTTACTCATGTATTCAACCTGGAATTTCCGGAAGATCCCAAGCTGTATCTGCACCGGGCCGGCAGGACGGGCCGGGCCGGCAAAAGCGGAACAGTTCTGTCGCTGGTTACGCCGGGCGAAGCCGCCCTGATTCCCCGTCTGGAAAAGATTTTGAACATTGAAATGGCAGCTAAAAAGCTGCTGCGCGGCAAACTGGCCGATACGGCAATCAGGCCGCGGACTGCAGTAACCGGCCGTACCAGCAAGGCCCGTCCAGTGCTGAAACAGCCAGAGCGGTAA
- a CDS encoding ABC transporter permease, translating into MWVILQQIAPYAVAYMIPLLVTALGGLYSERSGVVNIGLEGLMVVGSFAGALTIATLQGSMPSEALWLGLLAATVAGALFSLLHAFASISLNANQVISGTAINMIAGALTVFIARNLTGSGNIQVASFTRFSVPGLSDLPVVGKLFFTNTYPTTWLVLFILLISYYVLYKTVFGLRLRACGEHPHAADAAGINVYRIRYLAVAISGALSGLGGAIILTTYSGEFNGTVFGLGFLALAALIFGQWKPLGILGATAFFGFASTIANVAQATPVLAKIPGVILKVFPYVITLLVLVLFSRSSQPPRASGEPFEHGKR; encoded by the coding sequence ATGTGGGTGATTCTTCAGCAAATTGCACCGTATGCGGTAGCCTATATGATTCCGCTGCTGGTTACGGCTCTCGGCGGCCTATATTCGGAACGGAGCGGCGTGGTGAATATCGGTCTGGAAGGGCTGATGGTGGTTGGCTCTTTTGCCGGGGCGTTGACCATTGCCACCCTGCAGGGCAGCATGCCCAGCGAGGCGCTTTGGCTGGGTCTGCTGGCGGCTACGGTGGCGGGCGCACTGTTTTCGCTGCTCCATGCCTTTGCCAGCATCAGTCTGAACGCCAACCAGGTTATTAGCGGCACGGCGATCAATATGATTGCCGGGGCTTTGACGGTATTTATCGCCCGCAATCTTACAGGCAGCGGCAATATTCAGGTTGCCAGCTTTACCCGCTTCTCCGTGCCGGGGCTCAGCGATCTGCCGGTTGTGGGCAAACTGTTTTTTACCAATACCTATCCGACCACCTGGCTGGTGCTGTTCATCCTGCTGATTTCCTATTATGTTTTGTACAAGACGGTGTTCGGCCTGCGGCTCAGAGCTTGCGGCGAGCATCCTCATGCGGCCGATGCTGCCGGTATCAATGTCTACCGGATACGCTATCTGGCGGTGGCGATTTCCGGCGCCTTATCCGGCTTGGGCGGCGCCATTATCCTGACTACCTATTCCGGCGAGTTTAACGGAACGGTGTTCGGGCTGGGCTTCCTGGCTTTGGCCGCGCTGATTTTCGGACAGTGGAAGCCGCTGGGTATCCTGGGAGCAACGGCATTTTTTGGGTTTGCCAGCACCATTGCCAATGTAGCGCAGGCGACGCCGGTGCTTGCGAAAATACCGGGTGTTATCTTAAAAGTGTTTCCCTATGTGATTACCCTGCTGGTACTGGTGCTGTTCTCCCGCTCATCACAGCCGCCGCGGGCCTCGGGTGAACCGTTTGAACACGGTAAACGTTAA
- a CDS encoding ABC transporter permease, with product MNFHKQKEVITLLATILLGLIAGALFMLFAGHDPLTGYKFLFRGGLMSLERVGNTLATATPLIFTGLSVAFAFKTGLFNIGAAGQMLFGGFCATAVGLTLPLDKPVLLLVMALVAMLAGALWAALPGWFKARFNVHEVVSTIMFNWIAYWLVYYFVPLYFKGSFETESRNIPLEASLRTPWLSQMFDGSYINIGLLLALAAVVLCAFLLQRTTLGFELKAVGFNRFAAEYAGIHAGRSIVVSMMLAGALAGLGGMTLYCGYATNIQIGILPSQGIDGIAVALLGANSPWGVLAAALFFGTLYSGKGFMNAMTSIPPEIADTIIATIIYFAATSVLIEKFLDRLWRKQQSKEGA from the coding sequence ATGAATTTTCATAAGCAAAAAGAAGTGATCACGCTGTTGGCAACTATTTTGCTGGGCCTCATTGCCGGAGCGCTGTTTATGCTGTTTGCCGGCCATGACCCGCTGACGGGCTATAAGTTTTTGTTCCGGGGCGGTCTGATGAGCCTTGAACGGGTGGGCAATACACTGGCAACGGCGACGCCGCTAATTTTTACCGGCTTGTCGGTCGCCTTCGCCTTTAAAACCGGGTTATTTAATATCGGAGCGGCCGGCCAGATGCTGTTTGGCGGCTTTTGTGCCACGGCAGTGGGGCTGACCTTGCCGCTGGACAAACCGGTCCTGCTTTTGGTTATGGCCCTGGTGGCTATGCTGGCCGGGGCTTTGTGGGCGGCTTTGCCGGGCTGGTTCAAGGCCCGCTTTAATGTGCATGAAGTGGTTTCCACGATTATGTTTAACTGGATTGCGTATTGGCTGGTGTATTACTTTGTGCCCCTTTACTTTAAAGGTTCTTTTGAAACGGAATCACGCAATATTCCGCTGGAGGCATCGCTCAGGACGCCTTGGCTGTCCCAGATGTTTGACGGGTCTTATATTAATATCGGTCTGCTACTAGCCTTGGCGGCTGTTGTGCTTTGCGCTTTTTTGCTGCAGCGGACAACACTCGGCTTTGAACTGAAAGCCGTGGGCTTCAACCGTTTTGCTGCCGAGTATGCCGGAATTCATGCCGGCCGGAGCATTGTGGTGTCGATGATGCTGGCCGGTGCGTTGGCCGGTCTGGGCGGCATGACCTTATACTGTGGCTATGCCACCAATATTCAGATCGGCATTTTGCCGTCCCAGGGAATTGACGGTATTGCCGTGGCACTACTGGGGGCTAATTCACCCTGGGGCGTGCTGGCGGCGGCCCTCTTCTTTGGAACGCTGTATTCGGGCAAGGGGTTCATGAATGCCATGACCAGCATTCCGCCGGAAATTGCCGATACCATCATTGCCACTATCATCTACTTTGCCGCCACCAGCGTGCTGATTGAGAAGTTCCTGGACCGGCTGTGGCGCAAACAACAAAGCAAGGAGGGCGCGTAA
- a CDS encoding ABC transporter ATP-binding protein, which translates to MEYVVEMRDIRKEFVGIVANDNITLTVRPGEIHALLGENGAGKSTLMSILFGLYQPDSGKIFIRGQEVKITNPNVANELGIGMVHQHFKLVHNFTVTENIILGLEPQRFGTVHTKAASARIRDLSRHYGLNVDPDAKIEDVSVGMQQRVEILKMLYRNAEVLIFDEPTAVLTPQEITELMKIMKNLVAEGKSIILITHKLKEIKAVADRCTVIRRGKYVGVVDVATTSEQKMAEMMVGRQVSFTVPKGEYRPGEVLLKVEDLTVLNHARLAALKEFSLSVHAGEIVGVAGVDGNGQTELVEAITGLRKAEAGHIWLDGQEITHLSVRQRIDAGLAHVPEDRQKRGLVLDYSLEDNIILEIYGRKPFAKRRLLNRPAIRQYAQEVMRHFDVRSAQGTVTAARSLSGGNQQKAIIGREISLNPRVLIAVQPTRGLDVGSIEYIHKRLVAQRDAGFAVLLVSLELDEILNLSDRIAVISHGELIGTVSAAETNEIKIGLMMAGVGKEGQEA; encoded by the coding sequence ATGGAGTATGTCGTAGAAATGCGGGACATACGTAAAGAATTTGTGGGAATTGTAGCCAATGATAATATCACGCTGACCGTCCGTCCCGGTGAAATTCATGCTCTACTGGGGGAAAACGGTGCCGGAAAATCAACACTGATGAGCATTCTCTTTGGCCTCTACCAGCCGGATAGCGGTAAAATCTTCATTCGAGGCCAGGAGGTGAAGATCACCAATCCTAATGTGGCCAACGAACTGGGCATCGGTATGGTGCATCAGCATTTCAAGCTGGTCCATAACTTTACGGTCACGGAAAATATCATTCTGGGGTTGGAACCGCAGCGGTTTGGCACTGTTCATACCAAGGCGGCGTCCGCGCGGATTCGGGACCTTTCCCGGCATTACGGGTTGAACGTTGATCCGGATGCTAAGATCGAAGACGTTTCGGTTGGGATGCAGCAGCGGGTGGAAATTTTAAAAATGCTTTACCGCAATGCCGAAGTGCTGATTTTTGACGAACCGACAGCCGTGCTTACTCCCCAGGAAATAACCGAGCTGATGAAAATTATGAAAAACCTGGTGGCCGAGGGCAAGTCGATTATTTTGATCACTCATAAACTCAAAGAAATTAAAGCCGTAGCCGACCGCTGTACCGTCATCCGCCGGGGCAAGTATGTCGGAGTTGTCGATGTGGCAACCACCAGCGAACAGAAAATGGCGGAAATGATGGTGGGGCGTCAGGTTTCCTTTACCGTTCCGAAGGGCGAATACCGTCCCGGTGAGGTGCTGCTCAAGGTGGAGGACCTAACCGTGTTAAACCATGCCAGGTTAGCAGCGCTGAAAGAGTTTTCCCTGTCCGTCCACGCCGGGGAAATCGTTGGTGTCGCCGGGGTTGACGGCAATGGTCAGACCGAGCTGGTTGAGGCGATCACCGGACTCCGCAAGGCCGAAGCGGGGCATATCTGGCTTGACGGGCAGGAGATTACCCATTTGTCGGTCCGCCAGCGGATTGATGCCGGCTTGGCCCATGTGCCGGAGGACCGGCAAAAACGGGGGCTGGTGCTGGACTATAGTCTGGAAGATAATATCATCCTGGAAATTTACGGCCGCAAGCCCTTTGCCAAACGGCGACTGCTCAACCGCCCGGCCATCCGGCAGTATGCACAAGAGGTTATGCGGCATTTTGACGTGCGATCGGCTCAGGGCACCGTGACAGCCGCCCGCTCGCTGTCAGGCGGCAACCAGCAAAAAGCGATTATCGGGCGGGAAATCAGCCTGAATCCCCGCGTGCTGATCGCTGTTCAGCCAACCCGGGGGCTCGATGTCGGTTCGATTGAATACATCCATAAACGGCTGGTAGCGCAACGGGATGCGGGATTTGCGGTGCTGCTGGTATCATTGGAGCTTGATGAAATCCTGAATCTGTCCGACCGGATTGCCGTCATTAGCCATGGCGAGCTGATTGGTACAGTAAGTGCAGCGGAAACCAATGAAATCAAAATCGGGCTGATGATGGCCGGGGTCGGTAAGGAGGGGCAGGAAGCATGA
- a CDS encoding BMP family lipoprotein: protein MSKKGLLLVILMLALTVVFAGCSGKQDTKAPAAGNLMVGMVTDAGTIDDKSFNQGTWEGIVKAGKDFGFTPKYLRPNGTTEADYDKEIANLHDAGYSLIITPGFKFENSIFTAQEKYADTKFVLLDGVPHPGNDYSKVKVGPNTVSINFAEHEAGFVAGVAAALQIKTGEFGFIGGMEIPAVQRFNWGFQQGVAYANAKLGTKITLKAENVIYQGTFNDVAAGQQLAAQMYDKGVNVIFAAAGGVGVGVINEAVARTKAGHPVWVIGVDVDQYAQGYYDTDKTKSVILTSAVKCVDQASYDMVKNLKEGTFPGGKTLTFNAKNNGVGIPATNPNLKEDVISKVKEVFADIQNGKITVADKGDGLIR from the coding sequence ATGAGTAAGAAAGGCTTGCTTTTGGTAATTCTCATGCTGGCCCTGACGGTTGTGTTCGCCGGCTGTTCCGGCAAGCAGGACACGAAAGCTCCTGCGGCAGGCAATTTAATGGTAGGGATGGTAACCGATGCCGGAACCATCGATGACAAGTCCTTCAATCAGGGAACCTGGGAAGGTATCGTAAAGGCGGGTAAGGATTTTGGCTTTACGCCGAAGTATCTGCGTCCCAACGGCACTACGGAAGCCGATTATGACAAGGAAATTGCCAATCTGCACGATGCCGGCTATAGCCTGATCATAACTCCCGGCTTTAAGTTTGAAAACTCCATCTTCACGGCTCAGGAAAAATATGCGGATACTAAATTTGTCTTACTGGACGGTGTGCCCCATCCGGGCAATGATTATTCCAAGGTAAAAGTGGGACCCAACACGGTGTCCATCAATTTTGCCGAACATGAAGCCGGCTTTGTGGCCGGTGTTGCCGCGGCGCTGCAGATCAAAACCGGTGAGTTCGGCTTTATCGGCGGGATGGAAATCCCGGCAGTCCAGCGGTTTAACTGGGGCTTCCAGCAGGGTGTCGCTTATGCGAACGCCAAGCTGGGCACCAAGATCACGCTGAAAGCGGAAAATGTAATTTACCAGGGTACGTTTAATGACGTGGCAGCCGGCCAGCAGTTGGCGGCGCAAATGTATGATAAGGGTGTCAATGTGATCTTTGCCGCAGCCGGCGGCGTAGGCGTCGGTGTTATCAATGAAGCGGTGGCCCGGACCAAAGCAGGTCATCCGGTATGGGTAATCGGCGTTGACGTCGATCAGTATGCTCAGGGCTATTACGATACCGATAAAACCAAATCGGTCATCCTGACTTCGGCGGTAAAATGCGTAGACCAGGCTTCCTATGACATGGTGAAAAATCTGAAGGAAGGCACTTTCCCTGGCGGCAAGACGCTGACCTTCAATGCGAAAAACAACGGGGTCGGGATTCCGGCTACTAATCCCAATCTGAAAGAGGATGTCATCAGCAAGGTGAAAGAGGTATTTGCCGATATTCAAAACGGTAAAATCACTGTAGCCGATAAGGGAGACGGCCTGATTCGTTAA
- the udp gene encoding uridine phosphorylase yields MSELYHIGLTPEQGAKYAILPGDPGRVEKIAQLLENPQFVANRREYKTYAGTLAGERVLVTSTGIGGPSAAIAVEELYMTGVRNFIRIGTCGGMQHQVMSGDVVVATAAIRMEGTSKEYVPIEYPAVADFDVTCALVAAARQLNKPFHTGVVQCKDSFYGQHNPGRMPVGAELLNKWDAWIKAGCLASEMESAALYTVAGVLRARAGCVLSVVWNQEREKAGLSNEPVHDTQAAIEVAVEAVRILISQNK; encoded by the coding sequence ATGAGCGAGCTGTATCATATTGGGCTAACACCGGAACAAGGGGCTAAGTATGCTATTTTGCCCGGCGATCCGGGGCGGGTGGAAAAAATCGCGCAGCTTTTGGAAAACCCTCAGTTTGTCGCCAACCGGCGGGAGTATAAAACCTATGCCGGAACGCTGGCGGGGGAACGGGTGCTGGTTACTTCGACCGGCATTGGCGGTCCGTCGGCCGCCATCGCTGTGGAAGAATTATATATGACGGGGGTACGGAATTTTATCCGCATTGGCACCTGCGGCGGCATGCAGCACCAGGTGATGAGCGGCGATGTGGTGGTGGCTACGGCGGCCATCCGTATGGAAGGAACCTCGAAGGAATACGTGCCTATTGAATATCCCGCCGTCGCTGATTTTGATGTAACCTGCGCACTGGTTGCCGCGGCCCGGCAGTTGAACAAACCCTTTCATACCGGGGTGGTTCAATGCAAGGATTCTTTTTACGGACAGCATAATCCCGGCCGGATGCCGGTCGGGGCTGAACTGCTCAATAAATGGGATGCCTGGATTAAGGCCGGCTGTCTGGCTTCGGAAATGGAATCGGCCGCACTTTATACGGTGGCCGGCGTATTACGGGCCCGGGCGGGCTGCGTACTATCGGTGGTTTGGAACCAGGAACGGGAGAAAGCCGGTCTGTCTAATGAACCTGTCCATGACACGCAGGCGGCCATTGAGGTGGCGGTTGAGGCGGTGCGCATCCTGATTTCGCAGAATAAGTAG
- the deoC gene encoding deoxyribose-phosphate aldolase: MESIAKRIDHTLLKPQASREQLTVLCQEARTYGFKSVCINPCRVQEAAKLLSGSSVLVCTVIGFPLGASTTRIKAAEALDAVENGAGEVDMVINIGAVKDGDWDYVEADIAAVVQAVAGRAIVKVIIETCLLTEAEKRRACSAILAAGADFVKTSTGFAGGGATVEDVRLLRECAGDKLQVKASGGVSSYESALAMLEAGADRLGTSAGVAIMNGAAGSSAY; encoded by the coding sequence GTGGAATCGATTGCCAAGCGCATTGATCATACCTTGTTAAAACCGCAGGCCAGCCGGGAGCAGCTTACCGTATTGTGCCAGGAAGCCAGGACGTACGGCTTTAAATCAGTCTGTATCAATCCTTGCCGGGTGCAGGAAGCAGCCAAGCTCCTGAGTGGCAGCTCCGTGCTGGTTTGTACGGTCATCGGTTTTCCCCTGGGGGCCTCTACGACGAGGATAAAGGCGGCGGAGGCGTTGGATGCCGTGGAGAATGGCGCCGGCGAAGTCGATATGGTGATTAATATCGGCGCCGTAAAGGACGGCGACTGGGACTATGTGGAGGCGGATATTGCCGCTGTGGTGCAGGCGGTGGCCGGTCGGGCGATAGTTAAGGTAATTATTGAAACCTGTCTGCTAACCGAAGCGGAAAAACGCCGCGCTTGTTCAGCCATTCTGGCGGCCGGGGCGGATTTTGTCAAAACGTCTACCGGCTTTGCCGGGGGCGGGGCAACGGTGGAGGATGTCCGTCTGTTAAGAGAGTGCGCGGGAGACAAGCTTCAGGTTAAGGCGTCCGGCGGGGTCAGCAGTTACGAAAGCGCCCTGGCTATGCTGGAGGCAGGCGCCGACCGGCTGGGTACCAGTGCCGGAGTGGCGATTATGAACGGTGCTGCCGGCAGCAGCGCATATTAA
- a CDS encoding cytidine deaminase, which translates to MKEMQDRDLLRQAVAARAFAYSPYSGYQVGAALLCEDGTVYTGCNVENISYGGTICAERTAVVKAVSEGRQKFVKIAVSVSGEEPGIPCGLCLQFLSEFVDSEFILICGNCRDEYTVYSFKEILPAVFRSAAVHKAGE; encoded by the coding sequence GTGAAGGAGATGCAAGACAGGGATTTATTGCGGCAGGCCGTTGCGGCCCGGGCATTTGCCTATTCTCCTTATTCGGGCTATCAGGTGGGCGCGGCACTGCTCTGCGAGGACGGTACGGTGTATACCGGCTGCAATGTGGAGAATATTTCCTACGGCGGTACTATTTGCGCTGAGCGGACGGCCGTGGTAAAAGCCGTCAGTGAAGGCCGGCAAAAGTTTGTCAAAATCGCCGTTTCCGTATCCGGCGAGGAGCCGGGTATTCCGTGCGGTTTATGCCTGCAATTCTTAAGTGAATTTGTAGACTCAGAATTTATACTGATTTGCGGCAATTGCCGGGATGAATATACCGTCTATTCCTTTAAGGAGATCCTGCCTGCCGTATTCCGGTCTGCCGCTGTTCATAAAGCGGGCGAATAA
- a CDS encoding Crp/Fnr family transcriptional regulator, whose amino-acid sequence MPAPNDPLSQYELDLPAPIKQLLQNMLKVCGDAAVWVTLRKNTPIVKAHDPSTLVYLVVSGSMEALAEFPSGIHYSFSKFTAFDMIGELEAITGDEQYAITVKALTTCKAFCLSKEAFLDWLRQCPDASLTVCSLLAEKLFLQLKVNRSFLFLDSIERFSLHLIACYQRQHLNAKLCLHSTRQQIADEIGFCTKTVNRCVKRLAEQGYISLEHNKIVVDQEQYQRLLALDIKPSY is encoded by the coding sequence ATGCCGGCACCGAACGATCCCCTGTCTCAGTATGAATTGGACCTGCCTGCCCCGATTAAACAATTGCTGCAGAATATGCTCAAGGTTTGCGGCGATGCCGCCGTCTGGGTGACACTGCGGAAGAATACCCCCATTGTTAAGGCTCACGATCCCAGTACGCTGGTCTATCTGGTAGTCAGTGGCAGTATGGAGGCCCTGGCCGAATTTCCCTCAGGCATCCATTATTCGTTCAGCAAATTCACCGCTTTTGATATGATCGGCGAGTTGGAGGCCATTACCGGCGATGAGCAGTACGCCATTACCGTAAAGGCCCTGACAACCTGCAAAGCTTTCTGTCTCTCCAAAGAAGCCTTTTTAGACTGGCTGCGCCAATGCCCGGACGCTTCCCTGACCGTTTGCAGTCTGCTGGCCGAAAAGCTATTTTTGCAGCTAAAGGTCAACCGCAGTTTTTTATTTTTAGATTCCATCGAACGCTTTTCCCTGCACCTGATTGCCTGTTACCAACGGCAGCACTTAAATGCCAAGCTTTGTCTGCACTCAACCCGTCAGCAAATCGCCGATGAAATCGGTTTCTGCACTAAAACTGTCAACCGCTGTGTCAAACGGTTGGCTGAGCAGGGGTATATCAGCCTGGAGCACAACAAAATTGTCGTAGACCAGGAACAATACCAGCGGCTGCTCGCTTTGGACATTAAACCGAGCTATTAA